TCTTTAAGACCTTTTTCTCCATGAAATCTATATTTTGAAGCAATAATACTTAGAGTCCCTGTAGCAATATTATATTCTTTTGCTACAACTGAAATTGGAATTCCTTCTTCAATATTTTTAACCATTTTAAGTCTTTCTTC
The sequence above is a segment of the Streptobacillus felis genome. Coding sequences within it:
- a CDS encoding helix-turn-helix domain-containing protein, with protein sequence MVRKGKFTFEERLKMVKNIEEGIPISVVAKEYNIATGTLSIIASKYRFHGEKGLK